A DNA window from Clavibacter sepedonicus contains the following coding sequences:
- a CDS encoding MmgE/PrpD family protein, translating to MQIHRVRVHRSDEALPPGEQLAGRIAAVAADPVEVDAEVAEMIVNRIIDNAAVATASLTRAPVGAARAQALAHGPSTGGAGATVVGADPATRVSAEWAAWANGVAVRELDYHDTFLAAEYSHPGDNIPPILAAAQHAAAAGRPDGRALTGADVVRGIATGYEIQVDLVKAISLHAHKIDHVAHLGPSAAAGIGTLLGLDQETVFQAIGQALHTTTATRQSRKGAISTWKAHAPAFAGKMAVEAIDRAMRGQTSPTPIYEGEDGVIAWLLDGPDASYDVPLPAPGEAKRAILDTYTKEHSAEYQAQAWIDLARRLHNTHPVLADADAIDSVLIHSSHHTHVVIGSGANDPQKYDPRASRETLDHSIPYIFTVALQDGAWHHVDSYAPERAGRADTVDLWRRVTTTEDPEWTRRYHSMDPAEKAFGGRVEIRLTDGSTIVDEIAVADAHPLGARPFARADYVLNLRTLADGVLEDREVDRFLALVERLPELTADELAGLTVTARPGLLDGAGSPKGLL from the coding sequence ATGCAGATCCACCGCGTCCGCGTCCACCGCAGCGACGAGGCCCTGCCTCCCGGGGAGCAGCTGGCGGGGCGCATCGCCGCCGTCGCCGCCGATCCGGTCGAGGTCGACGCCGAGGTCGCCGAGATGATCGTCAACCGCATCATCGACAACGCCGCGGTCGCGACCGCCTCGCTCACGCGCGCGCCCGTCGGCGCGGCGCGCGCGCAGGCCCTCGCGCACGGGCCGTCGACGGGCGGCGCGGGCGCGACCGTCGTGGGCGCGGATCCCGCCACCCGCGTCAGCGCCGAGTGGGCGGCCTGGGCGAACGGCGTGGCCGTGCGCGAGCTCGACTACCACGACACGTTCCTCGCCGCGGAGTACTCGCACCCGGGCGACAACATCCCGCCGATCCTCGCCGCCGCGCAGCACGCCGCCGCGGCCGGCCGGCCCGACGGCCGCGCGCTCACGGGCGCCGACGTGGTCCGCGGCATCGCGACCGGCTACGAGATCCAGGTCGACCTCGTGAAGGCCATCAGCCTGCACGCGCACAAGATCGACCACGTCGCGCACCTCGGCCCGTCGGCCGCGGCCGGCATCGGCACGCTCCTCGGCCTCGATCAGGAGACGGTCTTCCAGGCCATCGGCCAGGCCCTGCACACCACCACGGCCACGCGGCAGTCGCGCAAGGGCGCGATCAGCACGTGGAAGGCGCACGCGCCCGCGTTCGCCGGGAAGATGGCCGTCGAGGCGATCGACCGGGCGATGCGCGGCCAGACCAGCCCGACCCCCATCTACGAGGGCGAGGACGGCGTCATCGCGTGGCTCCTCGACGGGCCAGACGCCTCCTACGACGTGCCGCTGCCCGCGCCCGGCGAGGCCAAGCGGGCGATCCTCGACACCTACACGAAGGAGCACTCGGCCGAGTACCAGGCGCAGGCGTGGATCGACCTGGCCCGCCGCCTGCACAACACCCACCCGGTGCTCGCGGATGCCGACGCGATCGACAGCGTGCTCATCCACTCGTCGCACCACACGCACGTGGTGATCGGATCCGGTGCGAACGACCCGCAGAAGTACGACCCGCGCGCCAGCCGCGAGACGCTCGACCACTCGATCCCGTACATCTTCACCGTCGCGCTGCAGGACGGCGCGTGGCACCACGTCGACTCGTACGCCCCCGAGCGCGCCGGCCGCGCCGACACGGTGGACCTCTGGCGCCGCGTCACCACGACCGAGGACCCGGAGTGGACGCGCCGGTACCACTCGATGGATCCGGCCGAGAAGGCGTTCGGCGGCCGGGTGGAGATCCGCCTGACCGACGGCTCGACCATCGTCGACGAGATCGCCGTCGCCGACGCGCACCCGCTCGGCGCCCGGCCGTTCGCGCGCGCAGACTACGTCCTGAACCTCCGCACGCTCGCCGACGGCGTGCTCGAGGATCGCGAGGTCGACCGCTTCCTCGCCCTCGTCGAGCGCCTGCCCGAGCTCACCGCCGACGAGCTCGCCGGCCTCACCGTCACCGCGCGACCCGGGCTGCTCGACGGCGCCGGCTCCCCGAAGGGACTCCTCTAG
- a CDS encoding GNAT family N-acetyltransferase translates to MLTVAPESPRQHDVLPLLRQADEFALALYPAENYHALDVAALERPGVTFLVARVDGRALGTAAVVDGGDGSAELKRVFVTDAARGLGVGRALLVATEGRARELGADVMRLETGLPQTAAIALYERAGYRHVPRFGPYVEDPTSVCMERDLRVDPGPVPRWILRPALADDATWMAELRAVVLRPDLERLGRFDPVRVRRRFLDGWAPERTSVIRVDGRDVGLIACRDEPDAHWVEHFYLDPALQGQGIGGEVLRDLMARHDDGRPFRLDVLQGSAARRLYERAGFRVEREDAVDVWLVALRRAAGGSDDIAAC, encoded by the coding sequence GTGCTCACCGTCGCCCCGGAGTCCCCCCGCCAGCACGACGTGCTGCCGCTCCTGCGGCAGGCCGACGAGTTCGCGCTCGCCCTCTACCCGGCCGAGAACTACCACGCGCTCGACGTCGCTGCGCTCGAGCGGCCGGGCGTGACGTTCCTCGTCGCGCGCGTCGACGGTCGCGCGCTCGGCACAGCGGCGGTCGTCGACGGCGGTGACGGATCCGCGGAGCTGAAGCGCGTGTTCGTCACGGATGCGGCGCGGGGCCTCGGCGTCGGGCGCGCGCTGCTGGTCGCCACAGAGGGCCGGGCGCGCGAGCTCGGCGCCGACGTCATGCGGCTCGAGACCGGCCTGCCGCAGACCGCCGCCATCGCCCTCTACGAGCGCGCGGGCTACCGGCACGTGCCGCGCTTCGGGCCGTACGTGGAGGATCCGACGAGCGTCTGCATGGAGCGCGACCTGCGGGTGGATCCCGGCCCGGTGCCCCGCTGGATCCTCCGCCCCGCCCTCGCCGACGACGCGACCTGGATGGCCGAGCTCCGCGCCGTCGTCCTCCGGCCCGACCTCGAGCGGCTCGGGAGGTTCGATCCGGTGCGGGTCCGCCGCCGCTTCCTCGACGGCTGGGCGCCCGAGCGCACATCCGTGATCCGCGTCGACGGCCGCGACGTCGGCCTCATCGCCTGCCGCGACGAACCCGACGCGCACTGGGTCGAGCACTTCTACCTGGATCCCGCGCTGCAGGGCCAGGGCATCGGCGGCGAGGTGCTGCGCGATCTCATGGCGCGGCACGACGACGGCCGCCCGTTCCGGCTGGACGTGCTCCAGGGCAGCGCCGCGCGGCGCCTCTACGAGCGGGCGGGGTTCCGGGTCGAGCGGGAGGATGCCGTGGACGTGTGGCTGGTGGCGCTGCGCCGCGCCGCGGGCGGCTCGGACGACATCGCCGCCTGCTGA